From the genome of Halogranum gelatinilyticum:
CGGCCGTCGCCGCCGCCTTCGGCCGCGAGGTCGAGGAACATCCGGACGTCGTCGCCTGGTTCGACGAACACGGCGGCTACTCCGGCGACGACCTCGCCGAGGGGACGACCCATCTCCCGGCGGGGTCGCGGATGCTCCCGAACGAGGAGGGCGTCGCGCCGGGCTGTGTCATCGACAGCGTCTACGTCTTCCCCGGCGTGCCCGGCGAGATGAAGGCCATGTTCGGTCTCGTCGCCGACGACTTCGCGGGCGAAAAGACCTACACGGCGACGGTGACGACGCCCGAACCCGAGAGCACGCTGCTCGACCGGATGCAGGGCGTCCAAGAGGCGTTCGACGTCGACCTCGGCAGCTATCCGGGCG
Proteins encoded in this window:
- a CDS encoding competence/damage-inducible protein A; its protein translation is MRVAVVTVGDELLAGDTVNTNATWLCEQLTERGVRVERVTTVPDDLSDIARVVNEYNAEYDAVLVTGGLGPTHDDKTMAAVAAAFGREVEEHPDVVAWFDEHGGYSGDDLAEGTTHLPAGSRMLPNEEGVAPGCVIDSVYVFPGVPGEMKAMFGLVADDFAGEKTYTATVTTPEPESTLLDRMQGVQEAFDVDLGSYPGENVRLKVTARDPETAEAAARWLRERVESVEVEE